The proteins below come from a single Clarias gariepinus isolate MV-2021 ecotype Netherlands chromosome 17, CGAR_prim_01v2, whole genome shotgun sequence genomic window:
- the ubxn8 gene encoding UBX domain-containing protein 8 produces the protein MAVARDCAFVGVFFFSVFCIVSWKFSVIGVKDGVKLAGRGLLVLGGLTWISSCLYPKLKSYLSPVTPPSVEGPAEDAHSRFKQENARRDQQHQHSIKSDKYLEAVVKPRQEAVLRKKEEDFYRVTGQSWKLSQGFTLGGEEEMMANTDANEETPNQRAAKKRKELEAPNPAPVQTQFPKDKKIITLPDEPSEDATGVVKIALRCPSGRTVRRRFLKTCRSTVLLDWLHKSGYSPALYALYTSYPRSPLLTRTDLSIDDVGIITHTTLNVEEKDPSTC, from the exons ATGGCTGTAGCGAGGGACTGTGCATTTGTTggcgttttctttttttcggtGTTTTGTATTGTATCATGGAAGTTTTCAGTCATTG gtgtgaaggATGGAGTGAAGTTAGCAGGACGTGGGCTGTTGGTGCTCGGGGGATTGACTTGGATCAGCTCCTGCTTGTATCCCAAGCTGAAGTCATATCTGTCTCCAGTGACTCCACCATCAGTGGAAG GTCCTGCTGAAGATGCACACAGTAGATTTAAACAAGAAAATGCAAGAAGGGATCAACAGCATCAACATAGCATTAAG TCAGACAAATACCTTGAGGCCGTGGTAAAGCCCCGACAGGAAGCTGTGCTGAGGAAGAAAGAGGAAGATTTCTATCGTGTGACAGGACAAAGTTGGAAACTTAGCCAGGGTTTTACACTAGGAGGG GAGGAAGAGATGATGGCAAACACGGATGCCAATGAAGAGACTCCTAACCAGAGGGCTGCAAAAAAGCGAAAGGAACTTGAGGCGCCGAACCCAGCTCCTGTCCAGACACAATTCCCAAAAGATAAGAAG ATCATTACCTTACCTGATGAACCATCGGAAGACGCTACTGGG GTTGTAAAAATTGCTCTGAGATGTCCCAGTGGAAGAACAGTTCGAAGGAGGTTTCTCAAAACATGCAGATCTACA GTCCTTTTAGACTGGTTGCACAAGTCTGGATACTCTCCCGCTCTTTATGCCTTGTACACGTCGTACCCCAGAAGCCCGCTGCTCACACGAACAGACCTCAGCATCGATGATGTCGGgatcatcacacacaccactcttaATGTGGAGGAGAAAGACCCTTCAACATGTTAA
- the ppp2cb gene encoding serine/threonine-protein phosphatase 2A catalytic subunit beta isoform — MDDKAFTKELDQWVEQLNECKQLTENQVRTLCEKAKEILTKESNVQEVRCPVTVCGDVHGQFHDLMELFRIGGKSPDTNYLFMGDYVDRGYYSVETVTLLVALKVRFPERITILRGNHESRQITQVYGFYDECLRKYGNANVWKYFTDLFDYLPLTALVDGQIFCLHGGLSPSIDTLDHIRALDRLQEVPHEGPMCDLLWSDPDDRGGWGISPRGAGYTFGQDISETFNHANGLTLVSRAHQLVMEGYNWCHDRNVVTIFSAPNYCYRCGNQAAIMELDDTLKYSFLQFDPAPRRGEPHVTRRTPDYFL, encoded by the exons ATGGACGATAAAGCGTTTACTAAAGAGTTAGACCAATGGGTGGAACAGCTCAACGAGTGCAAGCAGCTCACCGAAAACCAAGTGAGGACGCTGTGCGAAAAG GCTAAAGAGATCCTGACTAAGGAGTCCAATGTGCAGGAAGTACGCTGCCCAGTTACAGTTTGTGGCGATGTGCACGGCCAATTCCACGACCTCATGGAGCTGTTCAGAATTGGTGGAAAGTCTCCTGACACAAACTACCTGTTTATGGGTGACTATGTCGACAGAGGCTACTACTCAGTGGAAACAGTCACCCTGCTTGTTGCGCTAAAG GTCCGTTTCCCAGAGCGCATCACGATATTGCGCGGGAACCACGAGAGCAGACAGATTACACAGGTGTATGGTTTCTATGATGAGTGCTTGAGGAAATATGGCAACGCAAACGTGTGGAAATACTTCACAGACCTCTTTGACTATCTACCCCTTACAGCCTTGGTTGATGGACag ATCTTCTGTCTGCATGGTGGTTTGTCTCCATCAATAGACACACTGGATCACATTCGAGCTCTAGATCGTCTTCAGGAGGTGCCACATGAG GGGCCGATGTGCGACTTGCTCTGGTCAGATCCTGATGATCGTGGTGGCTGGGGAATCTCTCCCAGAGGTGCTGGTTACACTTTTGGACAGGATATCTCTGAAACCTTTAACCATGCCAACGGTCTTACCCTGGTCTCTCGTGCCCATCAGCTTGTTATGGag GGATACAACTGGTGTCACGATAGGAACGTTGTCACCATCTTTAGTGCACCAAACTACTGCTATCGCTGTGGCAACCAGGCTGCCATCATGGAACTGGATGATACTCTTAAATATTCCTT CCTTCAGTTTGATCCCGCACCTCGGCGTGGAGAGCCTCACGTCACCCGTCGTACCCCCGATTAtttcttataa